A stretch of the Elephas maximus indicus isolate mEleMax1 chromosome 3, mEleMax1 primary haplotype, whole genome shotgun sequence genome encodes the following:
- the HJV gene encoding hemojuvelin yields the protein MGDPGQPPSPRSPYGSPPTLSTLTLLLLLCGHAHSQCKILRCNAEYVSSTLSLRRGGSPGALRGGGGRAGGVGSSGLCRALRSYALCTRRTARTCRGDLAFHSAVHGIEDLMIQHNCSRQGPTAPPPPRDPALSGSGPARSSGPPAPDPCDYEGRFSRLHGRPPGFLHCASFGDPHVRSFHHHFHTCRVQGAWPLLDNDFLFVQATSSPVAWGANATTTRKLTIIFKNMQECIDQKVYQAEVDNLPAAFEDGSINGGDRPGGSSLSIQTADPGSHVQIQAAYIGTTIIIRQTAGQLSFSIKVAEEVARAFSAEQDLQLCVGGCPPSQRLSRSERNRRGAITIDTARQLCKEGLPVEDAYFHSCVFDVLISGDPNFTVAAQTALEDARAFLPDLEKLHLFPSDAGVPLASATFPAPFLSGLFVLWLCIQ from the exons ATGGGGGATCCAGGGCAGCCCCCTAGTCCCCGGTCCCCTTATGGCAGTCCCCCAACTCTAAGCACTCTCACTCTCCTGCTGCTCCTCTGTGGACATG CTCATTCTCAATGCAAGATCCTCCGGTGCAACGCTGAGTATGTATCGTCCACCCTGAGCCTTAGAAGAGGCGGTTCACCAGGAGCGCTTCGAGGAGGAGGAGGCCGGGCAGGAGGGGTGGGCTCCAGCGGCCTGTGCCGTGCCCTCCGCTCCTACGCACTCTGCACTCGGCGCACGGCCCGCACCTGCCGAGGGGACCTCGCCTTCCACTCGGCGGTGCACGGAATCGAAGACCTGATGATACAGCACAACTGCTCCCGCCAGGGCCCCacggccccgcccccgccgcggGACCCCGCCCTTTCGGGCTCCGGCCCGGCCCGCTCCTCTGGCCCGCCAGCCCCGGACCCCTGTGATTATGAAGGCCGGTTTTCCCGGCTTCACGGTCGTCCCCCGGGCTTCTTACATTGCGCCTCCTTCGGGGACCCCCACGTGCGCAGCTTCCACCACCACTTTCACACTTGCCGTGTCCAAGGAGCTTGGCCCCTGCTAGATAACGACTTCCTCTTTGTCCAGGCCACCAGCTCCCCAGTGGCTTGGGGGGCCAACGCCACCACCACCCGGAAG ctcaccatcatatttaagaaCATGCAGGAATGCATTGACCAGAAGGTCTACCAGGCTGAAGTGGACAATCTTCCTGCAGCCTTTGAAGACGGTTCTATCAATGGAGGTGACCGACCTGGGGGCTCAAGTTTGtccattcaaactgctgaccctgggAGCCATGTGCAGATCCAAGCTGCCTATATTGGCACAACCATAATCATTCGGCAGACAGCTGGGCAGCTCTCCTTCTCCATCAAGGTAGCTGAGGAGGTCGCCAGGGCCTTCTCAGCTGAGCAGGACCTGCAGCTCTGTGTGGGAGGGTGCCCCCCAAGTCAGCGACTCTCTCGATCAGAGCGCAATCGTCGGGGAGCTATAACCATTGATACTGCCAGACAGCTGTGCAAGGAAGGGTTGCCAGTTGAAGATGCTTACTTCCATTCCTGTGTCTTTGATGTTTTAATCTCTGGTGACCCCAACTTTACTGTGGCAGCTCAGACAGCTCTGGAGGATGCCCGAGCCTTCCTACCAGACTTAGAGAAGCTGCATCTCTTCCCCTCAGATGCTGGAGTTCCTCTCGCCTCAGCAACTTTCCCAGCCCCATTCCTTTCAGGGCTCTTTGTTCTGTGGCTTTGCATTCAATAA